In Leifsonia sp. ZF2019, a genomic segment contains:
- a CDS encoding FAD-dependent oxidoreductase, which produces MDVLQATCVISGGGPAGMMLGLLLARNGVDVVVIEKHADFFRDFRGDTIHPSTLGVLGELGLRERFLGLPHTSVRTLDAVVSGTRLHPVDFSRLAPPDDFLVLAPQWDFLSFLADEAAERPGFRLLMETTATGLTWRDGAVTGITARGPAGDLAIAAPLVVAADGRDSVLREDAGLRPQRFGVPIDVLWFRLPKAAATPPSTLAYLRHGSMVITIDRGDYFQTGLVIAKGGIDDLKAAGIGAFRDAVAAAAPFLRDALLSIDGWEQVKLLSVQIDRLGRWYRRGFLAIGDAAHAMSPAFGVGVNYAVQDAVAAANALVDPLRAIQGGASEEVDLRVLDGLQRRRLPPVAAMQRIQLAAHRGIARPNGPDALPDPLPLLGRGALAVATPLLQRATARFIGRGLRPESVRPSLR; this is translated from the coding sequence ATGGATGTGCTTCAGGCGACCTGCGTGATCTCGGGCGGCGGCCCGGCCGGCATGATGCTCGGCCTGCTGCTGGCCCGCAACGGGGTGGATGTCGTGGTGATCGAGAAGCACGCGGACTTCTTCCGCGACTTCCGCGGCGACACGATCCACCCTTCCACGCTCGGCGTGCTGGGAGAGCTCGGGCTGCGCGAACGGTTCCTGGGCCTCCCGCACACCAGCGTCCGCACCCTCGACGCCGTCGTCAGCGGGACCAGGCTGCATCCCGTCGACTTCTCCCGACTGGCGCCGCCGGACGACTTCCTCGTGCTCGCGCCGCAGTGGGACTTTCTGTCGTTCCTCGCCGACGAGGCGGCGGAGCGTCCCGGGTTCCGTCTGCTGATGGAGACGACCGCCACCGGGCTGACCTGGCGCGACGGCGCGGTGACCGGCATCACGGCGCGGGGTCCGGCCGGCGACCTGGCGATCGCCGCACCCCTGGTGGTCGCCGCCGACGGGCGGGACTCGGTGCTGCGGGAGGACGCCGGGCTGCGGCCGCAGCGGTTCGGTGTGCCGATCGACGTGCTCTGGTTCCGCCTGCCGAAGGCCGCGGCGACGCCACCGAGCACGCTCGCCTACCTGCGTCACGGTTCGATGGTCATCACGATCGACCGTGGCGACTATTTCCAGACCGGTCTCGTCATCGCGAAAGGCGGTATCGACGACCTGAAGGCGGCCGGGATCGGCGCGTTCCGGGATGCGGTCGCGGCGGCGGCGCCCTTCCTCCGCGACGCACTGCTGAGCATCGACGGCTGGGAGCAGGTCAAGCTGCTGAGCGTGCAGATCGATCGGCTCGGCCGCTGGTACCGGCGCGGGTTCCTGGCGATCGGGGACGCCGCCCACGCGATGTCGCCCGCATTCGGTGTCGGCGTGAACTATGCCGTGCAGGACGCGGTCGCGGCCGCGAACGCGCTCGTCGATCCTTTGCGCGCGATCCAGGGCGGAGCCTCGGAGGAGGTCGACCTCCGTGTGCTCGACGGCCTCCAGCGCCGCCGCCTCCCACCGGTCGCCGCCATGCAGCGCATCCAGCTCGCCGCCCACCGGGGTATCGCGCGCCCCAATGGTCCGGATGCTCTCCCCGACCCGCTGCCGCTCCTGGGCCGCGGGGCGCTCGCCGTGGCGACCCCGCTGCTGCAGCGCGCCACCGCCCGGTTCATCGGGCGCGGGCTGCGGCCGGAGTCCGTCAGGCCGAGCTTGCGCTGA
- a CDS encoding DUF1304 domain-containing protein has protein sequence MIVLATVVVTLAAALHIAIFFMESIAWGRPSVWKRFGVANQEAADTTKPMAYNQGFYNLFLAIGAVIGLILYGVGLHPAGLALILFTTACMFAASVVLLTTGKGYWRAALTQGSLPLIGFILMLLS, from the coding sequence ATGATCGTCCTCGCCACCGTCGTGGTCACGCTCGCGGCCGCCCTGCACATCGCGATCTTCTTCATGGAGAGCATCGCCTGGGGCCGCCCCTCCGTCTGGAAGCGATTCGGCGTCGCGAACCAGGAGGCAGCGGACACCACCAAGCCGATGGCGTACAACCAGGGCTTCTACAACCTGTTCCTCGCGATCGGCGCCGTCATCGGCCTGATCCTCTACGGCGTCGGGCTGCACCCGGCCGGCCTGGCGCTCATCCTGTTCACGACCGCGTGCATGTTCGCCGCGTCGGTCGTGCTGCTGACCACGGGCAAGGGGTACTGGCGCGCCGCCCTCACGCAGGGCTCACTGCCGCTCATCGGCTTCATCCTGATGCTGCTCTCCTGA
- a CDS encoding MDR family oxidoreductase: MSDFRAIVIEQEIEAGRITAHTAEVRRVTDAFLMPGGVTVAVEFSDLNYKDGLAIAGRPGVARTSPLIPGIDLVGTVEASDDPRWIPGDRVVLNGDGLGESHHGGLAERARVRGDALVRIPDAISSTQAAAIGTAGFTAMLSVLALERNGVDPEEVRDSGSSVLVTGAAGGVGSVAVAVLAGRGYPVTASTGRPDELRGYLTDLGATTILDRAELSDPGRPLQSQRWAGVIDAVGSHTLVNALAQTRYGGTVTACGLAQGPDLPGTVLPFILRGISLVGINSVEAPIALRETAWRRLATDLGEETLAAMTEVIPLTDAIPAAEEILGGRLHGRTVVDVRA, from the coding sequence ATGAGCGACTTCCGGGCGATCGTGATCGAGCAGGAGATCGAGGCGGGTCGCATCACCGCCCACACGGCGGAGGTGCGGCGCGTCACGGACGCGTTCCTCATGCCGGGTGGTGTGACCGTCGCCGTCGAGTTCTCCGACCTCAACTACAAGGACGGCCTCGCCATCGCGGGACGCCCCGGAGTGGCGCGCACCTCGCCGCTCATCCCGGGAATCGACCTGGTCGGAACGGTCGAGGCGAGCGACGACCCGCGGTGGATCCCCGGCGATCGCGTCGTGCTGAACGGCGACGGCCTCGGGGAATCGCACCACGGCGGCCTCGCCGAACGGGCCCGTGTGCGCGGCGACGCCCTCGTGCGCATCCCCGACGCGATCTCCTCCACTCAGGCGGCCGCGATCGGCACCGCCGGCTTCACGGCGATGCTCTCCGTGCTCGCGCTGGAGCGCAACGGCGTCGACCCCGAGGAGGTGCGCGACAGCGGCAGCAGCGTCCTCGTCACCGGGGCCGCCGGCGGAGTCGGCTCGGTGGCGGTCGCGGTGCTGGCCGGACGGGGCTACCCCGTCACCGCCTCCACCGGACGCCCGGACGAGCTGCGGGGCTACCTGACCGACCTCGGCGCCACCACCATCCTCGACCGCGCCGAGCTCTCCGACCCGGGCCGGCCACTGCAAAGCCAGCGCTGGGCCGGCGTGATCGACGCCGTCGGCAGCCACACCCTCGTCAACGCCCTGGCCCAGACGCGCTACGGCGGAACGGTGACGGCGTGCGGGCTCGCCCAGGGCCCCGACCTCCCCGGCACCGTGCTGCCGTTCATCCTGCGCGGGATCAGCCTGGTGGGCATCAACTCGGTCGAGGCGCCGATCGCCCTGCGGGAGACCGCGTGGCGCCGCCTCGCGACCGACCTCGGTGAGGAGACGCTCGCGGCGATGACGGAGGTCATCCCGCTGACCGACGCCATCCCGGCCGCGGAGGAGATCCTCGGCGGCCGGCTGCACGGCCGCACCGTGGTCGACGTGCGCGCCTGA
- a CDS encoding isocitrate lyase/PEP mutase family protein — translation MATITERGAELRRLHDAPELLQVVNVWDAISATTIAALPETHALATASHSIAATLGYEDGENIPLDLMLDMVGRIVRATDLPVSADLEGGYADAGETVRRAIGVGVVGANLEDRMRPFDEAVAVNRDAVRAAEAEGVPFALNARTDVFLRNAFPSTEEKIEEAVRRGRAFLDVGATSVFVPGLLDEPTVTALVGGLGDRKLSVIAVPGSLPPARLHELGVTRVSYGPWSQRVALTALQDAAQALYAGGTLPSGTRALN, via the coding sequence ATGGCCACCATCACCGAACGCGGCGCCGAACTGCGCCGACTCCACGACGCTCCCGAACTGCTGCAGGTCGTCAACGTCTGGGACGCGATCAGCGCCACGACCATCGCCGCGCTGCCCGAAACCCACGCCCTCGCGACCGCCAGCCACTCCATCGCGGCGACGCTGGGCTACGAGGACGGCGAGAACATCCCGCTCGACCTGATGCTCGACATGGTCGGCCGCATCGTGCGGGCGACCGACCTGCCGGTCAGCGCGGACCTCGAGGGCGGCTACGCCGACGCGGGCGAGACGGTCCGCCGCGCGATCGGGGTGGGCGTCGTCGGCGCGAACCTGGAGGACCGGATGCGCCCGTTCGACGAGGCCGTCGCCGTCAACCGCGACGCGGTTCGCGCGGCCGAGGCGGAGGGCGTGCCGTTCGCCCTGAACGCCCGCACCGACGTCTTCCTGCGCAACGCGTTCCCCAGCACCGAGGAGAAGATCGAGGAGGCCGTGCGCCGCGGCCGTGCCTTCCTCGACGTGGGCGCGACGAGTGTGTTCGTACCCGGTCTGCTGGACGAGCCGACCGTGACCGCTCTGGTCGGCGGGCTGGGCGACCGGAAGCTCAGCGTGATCGCGGTGCCGGGCTCCCTCCCGCCCGCACGCCTCCACGAGCTCGGGGTCACGCGCGTCTCCTACGGCCCGTGGAGCCAGCGCGTCGCCCTCACCGCGCTGCAGGATGCGGCGCAGGCCCTCTACGCGGGAGGCACCCTGCCGAGCGGCACGCGCGCACTCAACTGA
- a CDS encoding LssY C-terminal domain-containing protein, with product MTLPEAPREASAPAPGAGRKTLSATARRISINAVVDYAFFIFGGVAAIWLAWLVLTESFSWGWFLVLFFVLFWLVLAYLVLPRLHRILTQIYVPDYFIGRARTSDGLLGDPVNLALLGSEAQLDDAMRAAGWTRADDVTLASSRRIVTSTLLRRSYDEAPVSPLFLFGHQQDVAYQQEVLGNPAKRHHVRFWKCPDGWLLPGGHKVDWLAAGTFDKSVGFSLFTLQITHKIDANTDIERDHIVSTLLAADVGVEVEVIRDFSTGYHSRNGGGDSIETDGDLPVVNLDRVPVDAEAQRVVQQAEARRIALAERRPVPTALGFLLMLLRVVAGAIFVALTLLSWRVWTASLFTSGDLEGVTRHEADIVFGVLLGIFAAGLVFYFLLALLVFFGSNWARIASMSYSSLLIVISAIDFFDGGPQVTLHNNLLGLPLDILVVLALSSQRSRQWARRPRGARRPGTEAAAAVALAAARAPADDTRAG from the coding sequence ATGACGCTGCCGGAGGCTCCTCGCGAGGCGAGCGCTCCTGCACCGGGCGCCGGCCGCAAGACCCTGTCGGCGACGGCCAGGCGGATCTCCATCAACGCCGTCGTCGACTACGCCTTCTTCATCTTCGGCGGGGTCGCCGCGATCTGGCTCGCCTGGCTGGTGCTCACGGAGAGCTTCAGCTGGGGCTGGTTCCTCGTCCTGTTCTTCGTTCTGTTCTGGCTCGTGCTGGCGTATCTGGTCCTGCCGCGCCTGCACCGCATCCTCACCCAGATCTACGTGCCTGACTACTTCATCGGCCGCGCCCGCACCAGCGACGGTCTGCTCGGCGACCCGGTGAACCTCGCCCTGCTCGGGTCGGAGGCGCAGCTCGACGACGCCATGCGCGCCGCCGGGTGGACCCGCGCCGACGACGTCACCCTGGCCTCCAGCCGCCGCATCGTCACCTCGACACTGCTGCGGCGCAGCTACGACGAAGCCCCGGTGAGCCCCCTGTTCCTGTTCGGTCACCAGCAGGACGTCGCGTACCAGCAAGAGGTGCTCGGCAACCCGGCCAAACGGCACCACGTGCGGTTCTGGAAGTGCCCGGACGGCTGGCTCCTGCCCGGTGGACACAAGGTCGACTGGCTGGCCGCCGGCACCTTCGACAAGTCGGTCGGCTTCTCGCTGTTCACCTTGCAGATCACCCACAAGATCGACGCGAACACGGACATCGAGCGCGACCACATCGTCTCCACCTTGCTCGCAGCGGATGTCGGCGTGGAGGTCGAGGTCATCCGCGACTTCTCCACCGGCTACCATTCCCGCAACGGCGGCGGTGACAGCATCGAGACCGACGGCGACCTGCCCGTGGTGAACCTCGATCGCGTCCCCGTCGACGCGGAGGCCCAGCGTGTCGTCCAGCAGGCCGAGGCCCGCCGCATCGCACTCGCCGAGCGCCGCCCGGTCCCGACCGCGCTCGGCTTCCTGCTCATGCTGCTGCGCGTCGTCGCGGGCGCGATCTTCGTCGCCCTCACCCTCCTCAGCTGGCGTGTCTGGACCGCCTCGCTCTTCACCTCCGGCGACCTCGAGGGAGTGACCCGTCACGAGGCCGACATCGTCTTCGGCGTCCTCCTCGGCATCTTCGCCGCCGGCCTGGTCTTCTATTTCCTTCTCGCCCTCCTCGTCTTCTTCGGCAGCAACTGGGCCCGCATCGCCTCCATGTCGTACAGCTCCCTGCTCATCGTCATCTCGGCGATCGACTTCTTCGACGGCGGTCCACAGGTCACCCTCCACAACAACCTGCTCGGGCTCCCCCTCGACATCCTGGTCGTGCTCGCCCTGTCATCGCAGCGCTCCCGCCAGTGGGCCCGCCGCCCCCGCGGCGCCCGCCGCCCTGGCACCGAGGCCGCCGCCGCCGTGGCGCTCGCCGCAGCCCGGGCGCCGGCGGACGACACGCGGGCGGGGTAG
- a CDS encoding cation:proton antiporter, translated as MDPVATIVWIVSFVLVTVTVTGLSRRVGWSAPVVLVVVGAVASFIPGVPQIVLEPEVVLYGLLPPLLFAAAIQTSIVDVRARRDGILLLSVGLVAFTVVVVGFATWLVVPAITLAAAFAFGAVVAPTDTVAVTAIAGRVHLPRRLVTVLEGESLLNDATALVALNASIAAIVSVINPLAIAGEFGLAVVVGVGVGLVIGWVLSLIRKQLRSPVLDTSLGLITPYLAFIPSQLLHGSGILSVVVAGLYLGYRSPTIQTAEARIAETINWRTIQFLLENAVFLFIGLELSSILSGAFRSGITVWQTVLICVVVLVALAVARILWMVGTTALYRYGPQRLRERGWSWPTGIAVSFAGIRGVVTLAAVFLLPEQTPHREFLQFLAFVVVVATLLEGLALPWIIRRLHLPSPDFAQEASEMQRLLAEAQTAGLEHLESQVTGNEDERVIERLRINAVFLSDALENPSPDETEDTPMEYRHLRRTMIVAERQAVLTARAEGRYQEPAVRSVLAFLDAEEAALKSSGPGGKRTLM; from the coding sequence ATGGATCCGGTAGCAACCATCGTCTGGATCGTGTCGTTCGTCCTCGTCACGGTCACCGTCACCGGGCTGTCCCGCCGCGTCGGCTGGTCGGCGCCGGTGGTGCTGGTGGTCGTCGGTGCGGTCGCCTCGTTCATCCCGGGCGTCCCCCAGATCGTGCTGGAGCCGGAGGTCGTGCTGTACGGTCTGCTGCCGCCGCTGCTGTTCGCTGCGGCCATCCAGACCTCGATCGTGGATGTGCGGGCGAGGCGCGACGGCATCCTGCTGCTGTCCGTGGGGCTGGTGGCGTTCACCGTGGTGGTGGTCGGGTTCGCGACCTGGCTGGTCGTGCCTGCGATCACGCTCGCGGCGGCCTTCGCGTTCGGGGCGGTGGTCGCCCCGACGGACACGGTCGCTGTGACGGCGATCGCCGGGCGCGTTCACCTCCCGCGGCGGCTCGTGACCGTGCTCGAGGGCGAGAGCCTGCTGAACGACGCGACCGCCCTCGTCGCTCTGAACGCGAGCATCGCCGCCATCGTCAGTGTGATCAATCCGTTGGCGATCGCCGGCGAGTTCGGCCTGGCGGTGGTCGTGGGCGTCGGGGTCGGCCTCGTGATCGGCTGGGTACTCTCCCTCATCCGCAAGCAACTGCGCTCCCCCGTGCTCGACACGTCGCTCGGGCTGATCACGCCCTACCTGGCGTTCATCCCGTCGCAGCTCCTGCACGGGTCGGGCATCCTGTCGGTCGTGGTGGCGGGCCTCTACCTCGGGTACCGGTCGCCGACCATCCAGACCGCGGAGGCGCGGATCGCGGAGACCATCAACTGGCGCACGATCCAGTTCCTGCTGGAGAACGCGGTCTTCCTGTTCATCGGGTTGGAACTGTCGAGCATCCTGAGCGGCGCCTTCCGATCGGGCATCACGGTGTGGCAGACCGTGCTCATCTGCGTGGTGGTGCTCGTCGCCCTCGCCGTAGCCCGGATCCTGTGGATGGTGGGGACGACGGCTCTGTACCGCTACGGGCCGCAGCGGCTGCGCGAGCGGGGGTGGTCGTGGCCGACCGGCATCGCCGTGTCGTTCGCGGGCATCCGCGGGGTGGTGACGCTGGCCGCAGTGTTCCTGCTGCCGGAGCAGACACCGCATCGGGAGTTCTTGCAGTTCCTCGCCTTCGTCGTGGTGGTGGCGACGCTGCTGGAGGGGCTGGCGCTGCCCTGGATCATCCGGCGGCTGCACCTCCCGTCACCCGATTTCGCGCAGGAGGCGAGCGAGATGCAGCGGCTTCTCGCGGAGGCTCAGACGGCGGGCCTGGAGCATCTGGAGTCGCAGGTGACCGGCAACGAGGACGAGCGCGTGATCGAGCGGCTCCGGATCAACGCCGTGTTCCTGTCGGACGCACTGGAGAACCCCTCCCCCGACGAGACCGAGGACACACCCATGGAGTACCGACACCTGCGGCGCACCATGATCGTCGCGGAGCGGCAGGCGGTGCTGACCGCGCGTGCCGAGGGTCGCTATCAGGAGCCCGCCGTCCGCTCGGTCCTGGCGTTCCTCGACGCCGAGGAGGCGGCGCTCAAATCGTCGGGACCGGGAGGGAAGAGGACGTTGATGTAG
- the trhO gene encoding oxygen-dependent tRNA uridine(34) hydroxylase TrhO, with protein MAVPKILLYYAFTPLADPEAVRLWQRDLCELLGLRGRILISKDGINGTVGGELAAMKRYLRKTREFAGFRDLDAKWSAGSPLDDDGFSTDFPRLSVKVRDEIVSFGAPGELRVDGSGVVGGGERLQPAELHRLVEERDDVVFFDGRNRFEAEIGRFRGAVVPDVSTTREFVAELESGAYDHLKDKPVVTYCTGGIRCEVLSGLMKSRGFQEVYQLDGGVVRYGETFGDGGLWEGSLYVFDGRGAVTFGEHPAVVGRCAGCGAATSRMRNCADVSCREQLVTCEACDVLRCTEHAADSPRH; from the coding sequence GTGGCCGTCCCGAAGATCCTGCTGTACTACGCGTTCACTCCGCTGGCCGACCCTGAGGCCGTGCGGTTGTGGCAGCGCGACCTCTGCGAGCTGCTCGGGCTGCGCGGACGCATCCTGATCTCGAAGGACGGCATCAACGGGACGGTCGGCGGCGAGCTGGCCGCGATGAAGCGCTATCTCCGTAAGACGCGCGAGTTCGCCGGGTTCCGTGATCTCGACGCCAAGTGGAGTGCGGGGTCGCCGCTCGACGACGACGGCTTCAGCACCGATTTCCCGCGGCTGTCGGTCAAGGTGCGCGACGAGATCGTCTCCTTCGGCGCGCCGGGCGAGCTGCGCGTCGATGGGTCGGGGGTCGTCGGAGGCGGCGAGCGCCTGCAGCCAGCCGAACTGCACCGTCTGGTCGAGGAACGCGACGACGTGGTGTTCTTCGACGGACGCAACCGCTTCGAGGCCGAGATCGGGCGGTTCCGCGGCGCGGTCGTCCCGGACGTCTCGACCACACGCGAATTCGTCGCCGAGCTGGAGAGCGGCGCGTACGACCACCTCAAGGACAAGCCGGTCGTCACGTACTGCACCGGCGGCATCCGCTGCGAGGTGCTGTCCGGTCTGATGAAGTCGCGCGGGTTCCAGGAGGTGTATCAGCTCGACGGGGGTGTCGTGCGGTACGGCGAGACGTTCGGCGACGGCGGGCTCTGGGAGGGGTCGCTCTATGTGTTCGATGGGCGCGGAGCCGTGACCTTCGGCGAGCACCCCGCCGTGGTGGGTCGGTGCGCGGGATGCGGCGCGGCCACGAGCCGGATGCGGAACTGCGCCGACGTCTCGTGCCGGGAGCAGCTGGTGACGTGCGAGGCGTGCGACGTGCTGCGGTGCACGGAGCACGCGGCGGACTCGCCCCGGCACTGA
- a CDS encoding polyprenol monophosphomannose synthase gives MRTLVIIPTYNERENVGPIVGRVRASAPDVEVLVVDDNSPDGTGEIADALAATDAHVHVLHRTAKDGLGAAYREGMGWALAAGYDRVVEMDADGSHRPEELPRLLEALRTEEPGTGADLVLGSRWVPGGGVVNWPARRRLLSRGGSAYSRIALGVPARDVTGGYRAFTADALRRIHFDDVASQGYCFQIDMLRRAYRAGLSVAEVPITFVEREHGASKMTGGIVAEAMLRVTGWGITGLPGRLRRRPSPVPVSESAQRV, from the coding sequence TTGCGAACCCTCGTCATCATCCCCACCTACAACGAGCGGGAGAACGTCGGCCCCATCGTCGGACGCGTGCGCGCGTCCGCTCCGGATGTCGAGGTGCTCGTGGTGGACGACAACTCGCCGGACGGTACGGGCGAGATCGCCGATGCGCTGGCCGCGACGGACGCTCACGTGCACGTGCTGCACCGCACCGCGAAGGACGGTCTCGGGGCTGCCTATCGCGAGGGGATGGGATGGGCGCTCGCCGCCGGCTACGACCGCGTCGTCGAGATGGACGCCGACGGCTCGCACCGTCCGGAGGAACTGCCGCGGCTGCTGGAGGCCCTCCGCACCGAGGAGCCGGGAACAGGTGCCGATCTCGTGCTGGGGTCCCGCTGGGTGCCCGGTGGAGGAGTTGTGAACTGGCCCGCACGCCGCCGGCTCCTCTCGCGCGGGGGCAGCGCTTACTCGCGGATCGCGCTCGGCGTCCCGGCACGCGACGTGACCGGAGGCTACCGTGCCTTCACCGCCGACGCGCTGCGCCGCATCCACTTCGACGACGTCGCGAGCCAGGGCTACTGCTTCCAGATCGACATGCTGCGCCGCGCTTACCGCGCGGGCCTGTCGGTCGCGGAGGTTCCGATCACGTTCGTCGAGCGCGAGCACGGCGCCTCGAAGATGACGGGCGGGATCGTCGCGGAGGCCATGCTCCGTGTCACCGGCTGGGGCATCACCGGGCTGCCGGGGCGGCTCCGTCGGCGGCCCTCGCCGGTGCCCGTCTCAGAATCCGCCCAGCGCGTCTGA
- a CDS encoding YbhB/YbcL family Raf kinase inhibitor-like protein codes for MTSIDPFERFGAVPQFTLESDDVADGRPLSRAQWGSGGGGDNVSPQLSWSGFPAETKSFAVTIHDPDAPTGSGFWHWAVFNIPAEVTTLAAGAGAEGGGSLPQGAAMLSNELRSKSFTGAGPPPGTGTHHYDIVVHALDVERLDLDPESTPAVLGFNAHFHTLARAVLTPVATAGDI; via the coding sequence ATGACTTCGATCGATCCGTTCGAGCGCTTCGGCGCCGTGCCCCAGTTCACCCTCGAGAGCGACGACGTCGCCGACGGCCGCCCCCTCTCGCGTGCCCAGTGGGGGTCGGGAGGCGGCGGTGACAACGTGTCGCCCCAGCTCTCCTGGAGTGGATTCCCGGCCGAGACGAAGAGCTTCGCCGTAACCATCCACGACCCGGATGCCCCGACCGGTTCGGGCTTCTGGCACTGGGCCGTATTCAACATCCCGGCGGAAGTGACCACGCTGGCGGCAGGCGCCGGGGCGGAGGGCGGCGGGAGCCTGCCGCAGGGGGCGGCCATGCTCTCGAACGAACTCCGCTCGAAGAGCTTCACCGGAGCGGGACCCCCTCCCGGAACCGGAACCCACCACTACGACATCGTCGTGCACGCCTTGGATGTCGAGCGACTCGACCTCGACCCGGAGTCGACTCCCGCTGTGCTGGGCTTCAACGCGCACTTCCACACGCTGGCGCGAGCCGTGCTGACGCCGGTGGCGACGGCGGGCGACATCTGA
- a CDS encoding LysE family translocator, with product MVSVPSLLAFALASVALIVIPGPSVLFVIGRSLSLGRAGGLLSVLGNALGMLPLVIAVALGVGAIVAQSLVLFTMIKVAGACYLVYLGIQAIRHRRHTAVTHEANPSRSAWRIVGEGFLVGLTNPKSLVFFVAVLPQFVDYRAGGITLQLFELGVVFLLLALTFDSVWALAAGTARQWFGRSPKRAERLGATGGVLMIGLGGVLALTGTKH from the coding sequence ATGGTTTCCGTGCCGTCTCTGCTCGCGTTCGCGCTGGCCTCGGTGGCGCTCATCGTGATTCCCGGGCCGAGCGTGCTCTTCGTCATCGGCCGCTCCCTCTCCCTCGGACGAGCGGGCGGCCTCCTGAGCGTGCTCGGCAACGCGCTCGGGATGCTGCCCCTCGTGATCGCGGTGGCGCTGGGGGTCGGCGCGATCGTCGCGCAGTCGCTGGTGCTCTTCACGATGATCAAGGTCGCGGGAGCCTGCTATCTCGTCTACCTCGGCATCCAGGCCATCCGGCACCGGCGGCACACGGCCGTGACGCACGAGGCGAACCCGTCCCGATCGGCGTGGCGGATCGTCGGCGAAGGATTTCTCGTCGGGCTCACCAACCCGAAGTCGCTCGTCTTCTTCGTGGCGGTTCTCCCCCAGTTCGTCGACTACCGCGCAGGCGGCATCACGCTGCAACTGTTCGAGCTCGGCGTCGTCTTCCTGCTGCTCGCGCTGACGTTCGACAGCGTCTGGGCGCTCGCCGCCGGGACCGCGCGTCAGTGGTTCGGGCGCTCGCCGAAGCGCGCGGAGCGACTCGGGGCCACCGGCGGGGTGCTGATGATCGGGCTCGGCGGGGTCCTGGCCCTCACCGGCACGAAGCACTGA